From Pandoraea vervacti, the proteins below share one genomic window:
- a CDS encoding IS3 family transposase (programmed frameshift), with translation MEILTEPERRRRRTAQEKIAIVQETLEPGASVSAVARRHGVNANQVFGWRKQYQEGSLAAVKAGETVVPASELAAAIKEIKELQRLLGKKTLEVEILKEAVEWGRFKKPDCALALAAGGRPMKTVCEVLGVARSAVAVKRARSSDWRDGRRARVTNDAGLVEEIQAHVAHLPTYGYRRVWALLRRSREQSGAPCINVKRVYRVMREHQLLLRRPGVRQDKRRHDGRVAVERSNTRWCSDGFEFRCDDGTPLRVTFALDCCDREAISWAATTGGHSGDVVRDVMLAAVEQRFGTTQAAHPIEWLTDNGSAYIDYRTRSFARELGLEPLTTPVRSPQSNGMAESFVKTMKHDYVAYMDKPDAPTALSRLAIAFEHYNERHPHKALKYRSPREFRRNAVSST, from the exons ATCGAAATTCTGACCGAGCCGGAGCGCCGTCGTCGGCGCACGGCGCAGGAAAAAATCGCCATCGTGCAGGAAACATTGGAGCCGGGAGCGTCGGTGTCGGCCGTTGCACGTCGGCACGGCGTCAATGCCAACCAGGTGTTCGGCTGGCGCAAGCAATACCAGGAAGGCAGTCTGGCGGCGGTGAAGGCGGGTGAAACCGTTGTACCGGCATCTGAGCTAGCCGCCGCCATCAAGGAAATCAAGGAGTTGCAACGGCTACTCGGGAAGAAGACGTTGGAGGTCGAAATCCTGAAAGAAGCCGTGGAATGGGGCCGGT TCAAAAAACCTGATTGCGCGCTCGCCCTTGCTGCCGGGGGACGACCGATGAAGACGGTCTGCGAAGTTCTCGGCGTGGCGCGCTCTGCCGTGGCGGTCAAGCGAGCTCGCTCGTCCGACTGGCGCGATGGTCGCCGTGCCCGCGTGACCAACGATGCCGGGCTGGTCGAGGAGATTCAGGCCCATGTGGCGCACCTTCCTACCTATGGCTACCGGCGTGTCTGGGCGCTGCTGCGCCGCAGTCGGGAGCAGAGCGGTGCGCCGTGCATCAACGTCAAGCGCGTGTATCGGGTCATGCGGGAGCATCAGTTGCTGCTGCGCCGCCCCGGCGTGCGGCAAGACAAGCGGCGGCATGACGGTCGCGTTGCCGTGGAGCGCAGCAACACCCGCTGGTGCTCCGATGGCTTCGAGTTCCGGTGCGACGATGGTACGCCGCTGCGCGTGACGTTTGCGTTGGACTGCTGCGACCGCGAGGCGATTAGCTGGGCCGCAACGACCGGCGGGCATAGCGGTGATGTGGTGCGAGACGTGATGCTGGCCGCCGTCGAACAGCGCTTCGGCACCACGCAGGCCGCGCACCCCATCGAATGGCTGACGGACAACGGCTCGGCCTACATCGACTACCGCACGCGCAGCTTCGCTCGCGAACTGGGTCTTGAGCCGCTGACCACGCCGGTCCGTTCGCCGCAGAGCAATGGCATGGCCGAATCGTTCGTGAAGACCATGAAGCACGATTACGTCGCCTATATGGACAAGCCTGACGCACCAACAGCGCTCTCGCGTCTGGCAATCGCGTTTGAACACTACAATGAGCGCCACCCGCACAAAGCCTTGAAATACCGCTCGCCTCGCGAGTTCAGGCGTAATGCGGTGTCATCAACCTAA
- a CDS encoding glycosyltransferase encodes MKLSIVTTLYRSSGFLDEFHRRASAAARAFAQDDYEIVYVNDGSPDDSLARVLDIAQADDHAVVVDLSRNFGHHKAMMTGLAQSCGDDVFLIDCDLEESPEWLPDFAAAREAASSDVAYGVQATRKVELPL; translated from the coding sequence GTGAAACTTTCCATTGTCACTACACTGTACCGTTCGAGCGGTTTTCTTGACGAGTTTCATCGTCGAGCTAGTGCTGCGGCACGGGCGTTCGCGCAAGACGATTATGAAATCGTCTATGTCAACGACGGCTCGCCCGACGACAGCCTGGCGCGTGTGCTCGATATCGCGCAGGCAGACGACCACGCCGTTGTGGTGGACTTGTCTCGTAACTTCGGTCATCACAAGGCCATGATGACCGGTCTGGCGCAGTCCTGTGGCGACGATGTCTTTCTTATCGATTGTGACCTCGAAGAATCGCCCGAGTGGCTGCCCGATTTTGCGGCGGCGCGTGAGGCGGCTTCCAGTGACGTCGCATATGGCGTGCAGGCCACACGCAAAGTGGAGTTGCCCCTGTAA
- a CDS encoding WbqC family protein yields MKKVAILQSNYVPWKGYFEIVAAVDEFILYDDVQFTKNDWRNRNRVKTPSGAQWLTIPVGSSIHRQIRDVTFTDTVWAQRHWKTLCANYQGAKAFTEIADWLAPRYLGNQHTHLSMFNRELIESICAFLEIDTKITWSWDYAMTQGKTERLISLCQQAGANVYVSGPSARNYLDETAFEAAGIGVEWVQYGPYREYPQLWGPFIHEVSILDLLFNCGRQSAQYLNCSRT; encoded by the coding sequence TTGAAGAAAGTTGCCATTCTGCAGTCCAACTATGTCCCGTGGAAGGGATACTTTGAAATCGTCGCTGCCGTCGATGAATTTATCTTGTATGACGACGTACAGTTCACGAAAAACGATTGGCGCAATCGCAATCGGGTGAAGACGCCTTCAGGCGCCCAATGGCTAACCATTCCTGTGGGGTCGTCGATTCACCGCCAGATTCGGGACGTGACGTTCACCGATACGGTATGGGCCCAACGACACTGGAAGACGCTCTGCGCCAATTATCAGGGCGCTAAGGCATTCACCGAGATCGCTGACTGGCTCGCCCCCCGATATCTCGGCAATCAGCACACTCATCTCTCGATGTTCAACCGAGAATTGATCGAATCGATCTGCGCGTTTCTTGAGATCGATACGAAAATCACTTGGTCCTGGGATTACGCAATGACGCAAGGCAAGACCGAGCGTCTGATCAGCTTGTGCCAACAGGCTGGTGCGAATGTCTACGTGTCCGGACCCTCGGCACGCAATTATCTCGACGAAACTGCGTTTGAGGCGGCCGGCATCGGCGTGGAGTGGGTTCAATATGGCCCCTACCGAGAATATCCCCAGTTGTGGGGCCCCTTCATTCACGAGGTCTCGATCCTGGATCTCCTGTTCAACTGTGGGCGCCAGAGCGCCCAATATCTGAACTGCTCGCGAACGTGA
- a CDS encoding DUF1488 family protein: MSTFLHGGLGLGSDGESVRFNVNVDGKVWTCQIGRASLNRLSGVDAGGEALFDQFVDFEDEIVELAGKTVAKGATTEPVDVTAP, encoded by the coding sequence ATGAGCACCTTTCTGCACGGCGGCCTCGGGCTGGGCAGCGACGGCGAGTCCGTACGGTTTAACGTCAATGTTGACGGCAAGGTATGGACTTGCCAGATCGGGCGCGCGTCGCTGAATCGTCTCTCAGGCGTCGACGCAGGCGGGGAAGCCCTTTTCGATCAGTTCGTCGACTTTGAAGATGAAATCGTCGAACTGGCAGGCAAAACCGTCGCCAAGGGGGCGACCACCGAACCGGTCGACGTCACGGCCCCCTGA